The proteins below are encoded in one region of Bacillus horti:
- the eno gene encoding phosphopyruvate hydratase: protein MTIISDVYARQVLDSRGNPTVEVEVYLESGVMARAIVPSGASTGAHEAVELRDGDKEVYLGKGVTKAVQNVNEIIAPELIGFDVRDQVGIDEFMIELDGTKNKSKLGANAILGVSMAVARAAAEELGLELYEYLGGFNSKTLPVPMLNILNGGEHADNNVDIQEFMVMPVGASTFQEALQTGAEIFHSLKSVLKEKGLNTAVGDEGGFAPNLSSNEEAITTIITAIEKAGYKAGEDVFIALDVASTELYQDGKYEFKGEGITRTTDEMITFYSELCDKYPIISIEDGLAEDDWEGWNKLTKAIGNKVQLVGDDLFVTNTERLSRGIEEGTGNSILVKVNQIGTLTETFDAIEMAKRAGYTAVISHRSGETEDTTIADIAVATNAGQIKTGAPSRTDRVAKYNQLLRIEDRLGDVARYGGKAAFYNLKK from the coding sequence ATGACAATCATTTCTGATGTATATGCTCGCCAGGTATTAGATTCACGTGGTAACCCAACTGTTGAGGTAGAAGTATATTTAGAATCTGGTGTAATGGCTCGCGCAATCGTACCTTCTGGAGCTTCAACAGGTGCTCACGAAGCTGTAGAGCTACGTGATGGAGATAAAGAGGTTTACTTAGGAAAAGGGGTAACAAAAGCGGTTCAGAACGTAAATGAAATCATCGCTCCAGAGCTTATTGGCTTTGATGTACGTGATCAAGTGGGCATTGATGAGTTTATGATTGAATTAGATGGAACAAAAAATAAATCTAAGCTTGGAGCGAACGCTATCCTTGGTGTTTCCATGGCAGTAGCTCGTGCTGCGGCAGAGGAGTTAGGCTTAGAGCTTTATGAGTACTTAGGAGGCTTTAACTCTAAGACTTTACCTGTGCCAATGCTTAACATCTTAAACGGTGGGGAGCATGCGGACAATAACGTAGACATTCAAGAGTTTATGGTTATGCCTGTTGGAGCATCAACGTTCCAAGAAGCCCTTCAAACAGGTGCTGAGATTTTCCATAGCTTGAAATCCGTATTAAAGGAAAAAGGTTTAAATACAGCTGTTGGAGATGAAGGTGGCTTTGCTCCAAACCTTTCCTCCAATGAAGAAGCGATTACAACGATTATTACAGCGATTGAAAAAGCGGGATATAAAGCTGGTGAAGACGTATTTATCGCGTTAGATGTAGCTTCAACAGAGCTATATCAAGATGGTAAATATGAATTCAAGGGAGAAGGAATCACTCGTACAACAGATGAGATGATAACATTCTACTCTGAGCTTTGCGATAAATACCCAATTATCTCCATTGAAGATGGTCTAGCTGAGGATGATTGGGAAGGCTGGAACAAGCTAACGAAAGCGATTGGAAACAAGGTTCAGCTAGTTGGGGATGATCTATTTGTTACAAATACAGAGCGCTTATCAAGAGGAATTGAAGAGGGTACAGGGAACTCCATCTTAGTTAAAGTGAACCAAATTGGTACACTAACGGAAACCTTTGATGCGATCGAAATGGCAAAAAGAGCTGGATACACAGCGGTTATTTCTCACCGTTCTGGTGAAACTGAGGATACAACTATTGCTGATATCGCAGTGGCTACAAACGCTGGACAAATCAAAACTGGAGCTCCTTCTCGTACAGACCGTGTAGCGAAATACAACCAATTACTACGCATTGAGGATCGCTTAGGGGATGTAGCCAGGTACGGTGGAAAAGCTGCTTTTTACAATCTAAAAAAATAA
- the secG gene encoding preprotein translocase subunit SecG translates to MELVVKILLVVVSLGLITVVLLQSGRSAGLAGAIGGGAEQIMGKQKARGIDALLGKITTVLAVVFILLSVTVAYIVG, encoded by the coding sequence ATGGAACTAGTCGTTAAAATCTTACTAGTTGTGGTTTCCCTTGGTCTGATTACAGTTGTTTTACTTCAATCTGGTCGTAGTGCTGGTTTAGCTGGTGCTATTGGCGGTGGTGCGGAGCAAATTATGGGGAAACAAAAAGCACGTGGTATTGATGCCCTTCTTGGAAAAATTACAACAGTTTTAGCGGTTGTATTTATACTGTTATCTGTTACGGTTGCTTATATCGTAGGATAA
- a CDS encoding helix-turn-helix domain-containing protein, with amino-acid sequence MTTHAFDRIKMPPGFWEGLRQLGIASHDVARKAGLPLTIISETAVSTAQYYSIWQAYSDLVGDIAQGMIKLATIYEATKYPPTVLATYHARDYRDALHRMVRYKQLCPPESLRMIEGGEECTIELEWLVTDQTCPPLLVGITLAFLLELGRRGTGQHLKASAVEFSQPMGDVQALEVYFGCRIRTDSDRNRLTLYRHDLDSPFLTYNEELLEVLTPALDLTLHQHQDNRSISNMVKWIMKRTLSGGRPDVQTVAKELGMSDRTLQRRLTDENSSFNHLLTQARQEQARMYLADLSLDIKEVAFLIGYEDQNSFYRAFRSWEGDTPANWRRGHTGGQANVEDMPSDRLNNH; translated from the coding sequence ATGACAACTCATGCTTTTGACCGAATTAAAATGCCTCCGGGTTTTTGGGAAGGACTGCGTCAATTGGGAATTGCCTCGCATGATGTAGCCCGCAAAGCCGGATTGCCGCTCACTATTATTTCCGAGACGGCTGTTAGTACCGCCCAATACTACTCAATCTGGCAGGCGTATTCCGATTTGGTAGGTGACATAGCCCAAGGGATGATCAAGCTTGCAACCATTTATGAAGCAACGAAATACCCACCAACTGTATTGGCCACTTATCACGCCCGTGATTATCGCGATGCCTTGCATAGAATGGTCCGATATAAACAGCTCTGTCCTCCAGAAAGCTTAAGGATGATTGAAGGCGGTGAGGAATGTACCATCGAATTGGAATGGCTCGTCACTGATCAAACTTGTCCGCCATTGCTGGTGGGTATCACACTGGCATTCCTGCTTGAATTGGGAAGACGAGGTACAGGCCAGCATCTAAAGGCCAGTGCTGTAGAATTTTCGCAGCCGATGGGAGATGTTCAGGCCCTGGAAGTTTACTTTGGGTGTCGCATCCGAACGGATTCCGATCGCAATCGATTGACGCTATATAGACATGATCTGGATTCTCCTTTTCTTACCTATAATGAAGAGTTGCTTGAGGTTCTGACTCCTGCACTGGACCTCACACTGCATCAACATCAAGACAATCGTTCCATATCGAACATGGTTAAATGGATCATGAAGCGCACCTTGAGCGGCGGACGCCCCGATGTACAGACGGTCGCCAAAGAACTGGGCATGAGTGACCGTACGTTGCAGCGTCGACTAACCGATGAGAACTCAAGTTTCAACCATCTGCTCACACAAGCACGGCAAGAACAGGCACGGATGTATTTGGCAGACTTATCGCTCGATATTAAGGAAGTAGCATTCCTGATCGGATATGAAGACCAAAATTCGTTTTACCGTGCGTTCCGCTCTTGGGAAGGTGACACTCCTGCCAATTGGCGAAGAGGACATACGGGGGGCCAAGCAAACGTAGAAGATATGC